In the genome of Desulfuromonas sp. DDH964, one region contains:
- a CDS encoding phosphoenolpyruvate carboxylase, protein MDACLWQAADQASRLAELIGADPEGTGLPLRRDVRNLGLLLGVVLREQAGQRLFQVEEELRQLAIRHRDRIEEQGITTLDPEGEAELQERAIELLRGLSLGDCHQIVKAFSNFFELTNLAETNHRKRRLRAARIAGSDKPGSLRGTLRRLKEGGIDAATARGLLRQVELVPVFTAHPTEVARRVVLKKRRRIAALLAGFDHLPLETGAGLIDQEAILAAITSLWQSDEVRRQRPTIHDEIRMGLDHFPQALLPPLPGLYREVAAAFTASYGGETDPAELPLLLRFGSWIGGDRDGNPYVTPAATREALQASRELILDHYLATLDELIGLLTSSAGRVAPGAALEQALAQGLRAVPGATAEVDRYPECETGRRYLVLLRHRLRLARQGAETPGACRAEEFAAGLKQLRASLAGHGGLRLAQAYLDPLLRLVQTCGFHLQTLDIRQHAEVHARAARELAAGQTADDLPAIPGAETRELLETLRTLAALKLEYPPAALRSYVISGARSSGDVLTLIWLLELCGVQVAASADGSDPGLMPVPLFEFIDDLRRAPQTCRELWSLPAYRPYLDSWGGRQEVMLGYSDSNKDGGMLTSTWEIYKAHRALHQVAAECGVTLQLFHGRGGTVGRGGGPTNRAIVAQPPGAFTGALKITEQGEVINFKYADPVLAGRNLELMVAAALEALARPLLGHGPLAPDRERAMEELSHLAFSVYREKIAENPDILIYFEQATPVRDFELARLGSRPAKRRKSEGLGDLRAIPWGFGWIQSRHGIPGWFGVGYALECYAERGDDEFGRLRAMAADLPFFADLLRNVELALARVDIPLARRYAELVEDRLLRERVFDLIHEEFRRTVRMLLKVTGQTHLLQRQPDLARSLWLRKPYVDPLSLLQIELLRRRQEGGGGPELDEVLAATISGIAAGLRNTG, encoded by the coding sequence ATGGATGCATGCCTGTGGCAGGCCGCGGACCAGGCCAGCCGGCTCGCGGAACTGATCGGTGCAGACCCGGAAGGGACCGGCCTGCCGCTGCGGCGCGATGTCCGCAACCTCGGGCTGCTCCTCGGCGTGGTCCTGCGCGAGCAGGCCGGCCAACGCCTGTTCCAGGTCGAGGAGGAATTGCGGCAGCTCGCCATTCGTCACCGCGACCGGATCGAAGAGCAGGGGATCACGACCCTCGACCCGGAAGGGGAGGCCGAGCTGCAGGAGCGCGCCATCGAACTGCTGCGCGGCCTCAGCCTTGGCGACTGCCACCAGATCGTCAAGGCCTTCAGCAATTTTTTTGAGCTGACCAACCTTGCCGAAACCAATCACCGCAAGCGCCGCCTGCGCGCGGCCAGGATTGCCGGCAGCGACAAGCCGGGCTCCCTGCGCGGCACGCTGCGACGGCTCAAGGAGGGGGGGATCGACGCCGCCACCGCCCGCGGCCTGTTACGGCAGGTGGAGCTCGTCCCGGTCTTCACCGCTCACCCGACCGAAGTCGCCCGCCGCGTCGTCCTGAAAAAGCGGCGCCGTATCGCCGCCCTGCTCGCGGGCTTCGATCACCTCCCCCTCGAAACCGGCGCCGGCCTGATCGATCAGGAAGCGATCCTCGCCGCCATCACCAGCCTCTGGCAGAGTGACGAGGTCCGCCGCCAGCGCCCGACCATCCATGATGAAATTCGCATGGGCCTCGATCACTTTCCCCAGGCCCTGCTCCCGCCCCTGCCGGGGCTCTACCGGGAGGTCGCCGCGGCCTTCACCGCCAGCTACGGCGGCGAGACCGACCCGGCCGAACTGCCGCTCCTGCTCCGCTTCGGCTCCTGGATCGGCGGCGACCGCGACGGCAATCCCTACGTCACCCCGGCGGCGACCCGCGAGGCATTGCAGGCGAGCCGGGAGCTGATCCTCGATCACTACCTGGCGACCCTCGACGAGCTGATCGGCCTGCTCACTTCCTCGGCCGGCCGGGTCGCCCCCGGCGCCGCCCTCGAACAGGCCCTGGCGCAGGGGCTGCGCGCCGTTCCCGGCGCGACCGCCGAGGTCGACCGCTACCCGGAGTGCGAAACCGGGCGCCGTTACCTGGTCCTGCTCCGGCACCGCCTGCGCCTCGCCCGCCAGGGCGCCGAGACCCCCGGCGCCTGCCGGGCCGAGGAATTCGCAGCCGGCCTGAAGCAGTTGCGCGCCAGTCTCGCCGGCCATGGTGGGCTGCGCCTGGCGCAGGCCTATCTCGATCCGCTGCTGCGCCTGGTGCAGACCTGCGGCTTTCACCTGCAGACCCTCGACATCCGCCAGCACGCCGAGGTCCACGCCCGGGCCGCCCGCGAGCTGGCGGCGGGGCAAACGGCCGACGACCTGCCGGCCATCCCTGGCGCCGAAACTCGTGAACTCCTCGAAACCCTGCGCACCCTCGCCGCCCTGAAACTGGAATACCCGCCCGCGGCCCTGCGCAGCTATGTCATCAGCGGCGCCCGCAGCAGCGGCGATGTCCTCACCCTGATCTGGCTGCTGGAGCTGTGCGGCGTGCAGGTGGCGGCGAGCGCCGACGGCAGCGATCCCGGCCTGATGCCGGTACCGCTCTTCGAGTTCATCGACGATCTGCGCCGGGCGCCGCAGACCTGCCGGGAGCTCTGGTCCCTCCCCGCCTACCGTCCCTACCTCGACTCCTGGGGGGGGCGCCAGGAGGTGATGCTCGGTTATTCGGATTCGAACAAGGACGGCGGCATGCTGACCAGCACCTGGGAGATCTACAAGGCGCACCGCGCCCTGCACCAGGTCGCCGCCGAATGCGGAGTGACCCTGCAGCTCTTCCACGGCCGCGGCGGCACCGTCGGCCGCGGCGGCGGACCGACCAACCGGGCGATCGTCGCCCAGCCCCCGGGCGCCTTTACCGGCGCGCTGAAGATCACCGAGCAGGGGGAGGTGATCAACTTCAAATACGCCGACCCGGTCCTGGCCGGCCGCAACCTCGAACTGATGGTGGCCGCCGCCCTCGAAGCCCTGGCCCGGCCGTTGCTCGGCCACGGGCCCCTCGCCCCGGACCGGGAACGGGCGATGGAGGAGCTCTCCCACCTCGCCTTTTCCGTCTACCGGGAGAAGATCGCCGAAAATCCCGACATCCTCATCTATTTTGAACAGGCCACCCCGGTACGCGATTTCGAGCTGGCGCGGCTCGGTTCCCGCCCCGCCAAGCGCCGCAAGAGCGAGGGGCTCGGCGACCTGCGCGCCATCCCCTGGGGCTTCGGCTGGATCCAGAGCCGCCACGGCATCCCCGGCTGGTTCGGCGTCGGCTACGCCCTCGAGTGCTATGCCGAGCGCGGCGATGATGAGTTCGGCCGGCTCCGGGCGATGGCCGCCGACCTCCCCTTTTTCGCCGACCTGCTGCGCAACGTCGAGCTCGCCCTGGCGCGGGTCGACATCCCCCTCGCCCGGCGCTATGCCGAGCTGGTCGAGGATCGTTTGCTGCGCGAGCGGGTGTTCGACCTGATCCACGAAGAATTCCGCCGTACCGTTCGGATGCTGCTCAAGGTCACCGGCCAGACCCACCTGCTGCAGCGCCAGCCCGATCTCGCCCGCTCCCTGTGGCTGCGCAAACCCTATGTCGATCCCTTAAGCCTGCTGCAGATCGAACTGCTGCGCCGCCGGCAGGAGGGGGGCGGCGGGCCGGAGCTCGACGAGGTGCTCGCCGCCACCATCAGCGGGATCGCCGCCGGCCTGCGCAATACCGGCTGA
- a CDS encoding DUF3617 domain-containing protein, giving the protein MKIGIWGGMILVLLCLATTPAFAATEMQPGEWEMTMKTEMPGMPFPIPPMKYKMCLTPEKMVPQQQDPKQECKMLENKVVGSTVSWVMECRDKQGVTRSEGSITYQRESMEGTIHTTIDSKQDGAMEMNQKLSGKRLGACGK; this is encoded by the coding sequence ATGAAAATCGGAATCTGGGGTGGAATGATCCTGGTGCTGTTGTGCCTCGCGACGACGCCGGCCTTCGCGGCCACGGAGATGCAACCGGGAGAATGGGAGATGACGATGAAGACGGAGATGCCGGGGATGCCCTTCCCGATCCCGCCGATGAAGTACAAGATGTGCCTGACGCCCGAGAAGATGGTCCCGCAGCAGCAGGACCCGAAGCAGGAGTGCAAGATGCTTGAGAACAAGGTGGTCGGCAGCACCGTCTCCTGGGTCATGGAGTGCCGCGACAAGCAGGGGGTGACCCGCAGCGAGGGGAGCATCACCTATCAACGGGAGAGCATGGAGGGGACCATCCATACCACGATCGACAGCAAACAGGACGGCGCCATGGAGATGAACCAGAAGCTTTCCGGCAAGCGCCTCGGCGCCTGCGGCAAGTAG
- a CDS encoding response regulator, translated as MAKEQILVIEDEEDILALVHYNLAREGFRVATATSGEEGLKAAREQLPELILLDLMLPGIDGLEVCRALKGTAATAAVPVVMMSAKGEEADVVAGLELGADDYITKPFSPRILLARVRAVLRRRAAEAVAREAGEAIVFPDLTIHPGRNEVLVQGTPVELTFTEFRVLHTLASRPGWVFTRYQIVNAVRGEDYAVTDRAVDVQVVGLRKKLGPCGKYIETVRGVGYRFRDE; from the coding sequence ATGGCCAAGGAACAGATTCTGGTGATCGAAGACGAGGAGGATATCCTCGCCCTGGTCCACTACAACCTCGCCCGCGAGGGATTTCGGGTTGCCACCGCCACCAGCGGCGAGGAGGGGCTCAAGGCCGCCCGGGAACAACTGCCGGAACTGATCCTGCTCGACCTGATGCTCCCCGGGATCGACGGTCTCGAAGTCTGTCGCGCGCTGAAGGGGACGGCGGCGACCGCGGCGGTGCCGGTGGTGATGATGAGCGCCAAGGGGGAAGAGGCGGATGTCGTCGCCGGCCTCGAACTGGGCGCTGACGATTACATCACCAAACCGTTTTCGCCACGGATTCTGCTTGCCCGGGTGCGGGCGGTGCTGCGCCGGCGCGCGGCCGAGGCGGTCGCCCGGGAGGCCGGCGAGGCGATCGTTTTTCCCGACCTGACCATCCACCCCGGACGCAACGAGGTCCTGGTCCAGGGGACGCCAGTCGAGTTGACTTTTACCGAATTCCGGGTTCTGCACACCCTCGCCAGCCGACCGGGGTGGGTCTTCACCCGCTACCAGATCGTCAACGCGGTGCGTGGCGAAGACTATGCGGTGACCGACCGTGCGGTCGACGTGCAGGTCGTCGGCCTGCGCAAGAAACTCGGCCCCTGCGGCAAATATATCGAGACCGTGCGCGGTGTCGGCTACCGTTTCCGGGATGAATAG
- a CDS encoding sensor histidine kinase has protein sequence MRSRKLLWQLYPAYLVLIVVALGALSWFYSRALHDFYYRQAENSLQARAILLQEQVRGGLTAAEGPRLERLCRELGVRTATRFTIILPDGTVLGDSQEEPQKMENHAGRPEVQVALSAGRVGTSIRYSRTLSRDMMYVAVPVLEQGQVTGAVRAAMAVDAISAPLRGLYLRVALAGLAVALMTALISLWLSRRISRPLEEMTRGAARFANGELGERLALSGSAEIDALATAMNQMAVQLGDRISTVVNQRNEQEAMLASMVEGMLAVDTEERILRINRAAETLLGIRSGQVLGRRLQEVVRKADLQRFVARTLASREPVEADLTLHDQQERFLQAHGTLLRGAAGEILGALIVVNDITRLRRLETLRRDFVANVSHELKTPITAIKGCVETLLDGAANDPAAGRRFLDIIARQGERLNAIIDDLLTLSRIEQDAEKHDIPLQTGPVREVVQAAIQSCSVTAAARSVTLEIDCPEAFPAAISPPLLEQALVNLIDNAIKYSDEGAAVGVSVRCAGGDLAIAVRDRGCGIPREHLSRLFERFYRVDKARSRKVGGTGLGLAIVKHIVQAHRGRVVVTSTPGEGSVFTIILPARSVSAPLPEPC, from the coding sequence ATGCGCTCGCGCAAACTGCTCTGGCAGCTCTATCCTGCCTACCTGGTACTGATCGTCGTCGCCCTCGGGGCGCTCAGCTGGTTCTATTCCCGCGCCCTGCATGACTTCTACTATCGCCAGGCCGAGAACAGCCTGCAGGCCCGCGCCATCCTGCTGCAGGAGCAGGTGCGGGGTGGGCTCACCGCGGCGGAGGGGCCCCGACTCGAACGGCTTTGCCGAGAACTCGGCGTGCGCACCGCGACCCGCTTTACCATCATTCTGCCGGACGGTACCGTCCTTGGAGATTCGCAGGAAGAGCCGCAAAAAATGGAGAACCATGCCGGGCGTCCCGAGGTGCAGGTCGCTCTCAGCGCCGGCCGCGTCGGCACCTCCATTCGCTACAGCCGCACCCTCTCCCGCGACATGATGTACGTGGCGGTGCCGGTGCTGGAGCAGGGCCAGGTGACCGGTGCGGTGCGGGCGGCGATGGCGGTCGATGCCATCAGTGCTCCCCTGCGCGGCCTCTACCTGCGCGTCGCCCTGGCCGGGCTTGCGGTGGCTCTGATGACGGCCCTGATCAGCCTCTGGCTATCGCGGCGGATCAGCCGGCCGCTGGAGGAGATGACCCGCGGTGCGGCGCGTTTTGCCAATGGCGAACTCGGCGAGCGCCTCGCTCTAAGCGGCTCGGCAGAGATCGATGCTCTCGCCACGGCCATGAACCAGATGGCGGTGCAGCTTGGCGATCGCATCAGCACCGTCGTCAACCAGCGCAACGAGCAGGAGGCGATGCTCGCCAGCATGGTCGAGGGGATGCTCGCCGTCGACACCGAGGAGCGCATCCTGCGTATCAACCGCGCCGCCGAAACCCTGCTCGGTATTCGCTCCGGCCAGGTCCTCGGCCGCCGCCTGCAGGAGGTGGTGCGCAAGGCTGACCTGCAGCGCTTCGTGGCGCGGACCCTGGCGAGCCGGGAACCGGTGGAAGCCGATCTGACCCTGCATGACCAGCAGGAGCGCTTTCTGCAGGCCCACGGCACCCTGTTGCGCGGTGCCGCCGGCGAAATTCTCGGCGCCCTGATCGTCGTCAACGACATCACCCGGCTGCGGCGCCTGGAGACCCTGCGCCGCGACTTCGTTGCCAACGTCTCCCACGAACTGAAGACCCCGATCACCGCCATCAAGGGGTGTGTCGAGACCCTCCTCGACGGCGCCGCCAATGATCCCGCGGCCGGGCGGCGTTTTCTCGACATCATCGCCCGCCAGGGGGAGCGGCTGAATGCGATCATCGACGACCTGCTGACCCTCTCCCGCATCGAGCAGGACGCCGAGAAACACGATATCCCGCTGCAGACGGGGCCGGTGCGGGAGGTGGTGCAGGCCGCGATCCAGTCCTGTTCGGTGACCGCGGCCGCGCGCTCGGTCACCCTCGAGATCGATTGCCCGGAAGCCTTTCCGGCCGCGATCAGCCCGCCGCTGCTGGAACAGGCCCTGGTCAACCTGATCGACAATGCCATCAAGTACAGCGACGAGGGGGCGGCGGTCGGGGTCAGTGTCCGCTGCGCCGGGGGCGATCTGGCGATCGCGGTGCGCGACCGGGGTTGCGGCATCCCGCGCGAACACCTGTCGCGGCTCTTCGAGCGCTTCTACCGGGTCGACAAGGCGCGCAGCCGCAAGGTGGGAGGGACCGGGCTCGGACTGGCGATCGTCAAGCACATCGTTCAGGCCCATCGGGGCCGGGTGGTGGTGACAAGTACGCCCGGGGAAGGGAGCGTCTTTACCATCATTCTCCCGGCCCGGTCGGTGTCTGCCCCCCTACCGGAACCCTGCTAA
- the pstS gene encoding phosphate ABC transporter substrate-binding protein PstS: MKTSFSILKSLLLMVAVSGLLLTLPVAKVQAATTINGAGATFPFPVYGQWAYQYEKETGVRLNYQSIGSGGGIKQIKAKTVDFGASDAPLKPAELNEAGLIQFPMIMGGVVPVVNIDGIAPGQLRLSDAVLADIFLGKITKWNDAKIATDNPGLKLPAQDITVVHRADGSGTTWIFTNYLTKVSKEWAEKVGNNKAVEWPAGVGGKGNEGVAAYVQRINGAIGYVEYAYALQNKMSHALLKNQAGNFVAPTAEAFQAAAANADWAHAEGYYMVLTDQPGKESWPITGASFILVYKDQANAETAKTVLDFFAWCYKNGAETALKLDYVPMPEKVVDMVEATWAKEIRAHGKPVWK; encoded by the coding sequence ATGAAGACGAGCTTTTCGATTCTCAAATCCCTGCTGCTGATGGTTGCAGTGTCCGGGCTGCTGCTGACCCTTCCCGTGGCCAAGGTGCAGGCGGCCACCACCATCAACGGCGCCGGCGCCACCTTCCCCTTCCCGGTCTACGGACAGTGGGCCTACCAGTACGAGAAGGAGACCGGCGTCCGGCTCAATTACCAGTCGATCGGTTCCGGTGGCGGTATCAAGCAGATCAAGGCCAAAACCGTCGATTTCGGCGCCTCCGACGCCCCTCTGAAACCGGCCGAACTGAACGAAGCCGGCCTGATCCAGTTCCCGATGATCATGGGCGGCGTGGTGCCGGTGGTCAATATTGACGGCATCGCCCCGGGGCAACTGCGCCTCTCCGATGCGGTCCTCGCCGACATCTTCCTCGGCAAGATCACCAAGTGGAATGACGCGAAAATCGCCACCGACAACCCGGGCCTCAAGCTGCCGGCCCAGGACATCACCGTGGTGCATCGTGCCGACGGTTCCGGAACCACCTGGATCTTCACCAACTACCTGACCAAGGTCTCCAAGGAATGGGCGGAGAAGGTTGGCAACAACAAGGCCGTCGAGTGGCCGGCCGGGGTTGGTGGCAAGGGGAACGAGGGGGTCGCCGCCTACGTGCAGCGCATCAACGGCGCCATCGGTTACGTCGAATATGCCTACGCCCTGCAGAACAAGATGAGCCATGCCCTGCTCAAGAACCAGGCCGGCAACTTCGTCGCCCCGACCGCTGAAGCTTTCCAGGCGGCGGCGGCCAATGCCGACTGGGCCCACGCCGAAGGCTACTACATGGTCCTGACCGATCAGCCTGGCAAGGAGAGCTGGCCGATCACCGGCGCCTCCTTCATCCTGGTCTACAAGGATCAGGCTAATGCCGAAACAGCCAAAACGGTCCTTGATTTCTTCGCCTGGTGCTACAAAAATGGCGCCGAAACGGCCCTCAAGCTCGACTATGTGCCGATGCCGGAAAAGGTCGTCGACATGGTCGAGGCGACCTGGGCCAAGGAAATCCGCGCCCATGGCAAGCCGGTCTGGAAATAA
- the pstC gene encoding phosphate ABC transporter permease subunit PstC gives MELQKQRNFDPAFRGLATACGILVVALVGGIFWELYRGSALSLEKFGLGFLFSQSWNPVTEQFGAASSIFGTLVSTAIAMVLAVPLSLIIALFLVELAPPRVSRVVGAAIELLAAIPSIIYGMWGLFVFAPFMADYVQPFLARVGGDLPFFKGPPMGIGMLTAGIILALMILPFITSVTRDIFLMVPAVVKESAYGMGSTTWEVSRKVTIPYGIQGIVGACFLGLGRAIGETMAVTFVIGNRHEISASLFAAANSIASTLANEFTEASEEIYLSSLVELGLVLFAVTFLLQLVAQIWLKRTKRKMGVA, from the coding sequence ATGGAGCTGCAAAAGCAACGGAACTTTGACCCCGCATTCCGTGGCCTGGCCACAGCCTGCGGCATTTTGGTTGTGGCGCTGGTCGGTGGCATTTTCTGGGAACTCTATCGCGGGTCGGCGCTCTCGCTGGAGAAGTTCGGACTCGGTTTTCTCTTCTCCCAGTCGTGGAACCCGGTCACCGAACAGTTCGGTGCGGCGAGCAGTATCTTCGGTACCCTGGTCTCGACCGCCATCGCCATGGTCCTTGCCGTCCCCTTGAGCCTGATCATCGCCCTCTTCCTGGTCGAGCTGGCGCCACCGCGGGTCAGTCGCGTGGTTGGTGCGGCGATCGAACTGCTGGCGGCGATCCCGAGCATCATCTACGGCATGTGGGGGCTCTTTGTCTTTGCCCCCTTCATGGCCGACTACGTGCAGCCCTTCCTCGCCAGGGTCGGTGGCGACCTCCCCTTTTTCAAGGGACCGCCGATGGGGATCGGCATGCTCACCGCCGGCATCATCCTGGCGCTGATGATCCTTCCCTTCATCACCTCGGTGACCCGCGACATCTTCCTGATGGTGCCGGCAGTGGTTAAGGAGTCGGCTTACGGCATGGGGTCGACGACCTGGGAAGTGAGCCGCAAGGTGACGATCCCCTACGGCATCCAGGGGATCGTCGGCGCCTGTTTCCTCGGCCTCGGCCGCGCCATCGGCGAGACGATGGCGGTCACCTTCGTCATCGGCAACCGCCACGAGATCTCCGCTTCCCTTTTCGCTGCCGCCAACAGCATCGCCTCGACTCTCGCCAACGAGTTCACCGAGGCCTCCGAGGAGATCTACCTCAGTTCGCTGGTGGAACTCGGGCTGGTCCTCTTCGCGGTCACCTTCCTGCTGCAACTGGTGGCCCAGATCTGGCTGAAGCGGACCAAGCGCAAGATGGGGGTGGCGTGA
- the pstA gene encoding phosphate ABC transporter permease PstA produces MRERSMAARRFTDLLFRALASLAALIGIAFLVWILYVVLARGLGAINWDFFTERPAPPGMAGGGVGSAILGTLLMTGLAMVIGVPTGLLAGVYLAEFGQHNKFGEWVRFTCNMLMGTPSIIIGVFVYIILVMPMKNFSGYAGAVAMAVIMLPVVTRTTEDMLTLVPSALRESALALGAPRWKVTLGVVFRAARNGLITGILLAVARVSGETAPLLFTALNSPYWPESLNEPISNLTVTIFNYAMSPYPDWQAMAWGASFLITAGVLGATLFTRTLLWLRSHKS; encoded by the coding sequence ATGCGGGAGCGGTCGATGGCAGCGCGGCGCTTTACCGACCTGTTGTTCCGGGCTCTGGCGAGCCTGGCGGCCCTGATCGGCATCGCCTTTCTGGTCTGGATCCTCTATGTCGTCCTCGCCCGCGGGCTTGGCGCCATCAACTGGGATTTCTTCACCGAGCGGCCGGCGCCGCCGGGCATGGCCGGGGGGGGCGTCGGCAGCGCCATTCTCGGTACCCTGCTGATGACCGGCCTGGCCATGGTGATCGGCGTTCCGACCGGCCTGCTCGCCGGGGTCTACCTCGCCGAGTTCGGCCAGCACAACAAGTTCGGCGAGTGGGTCCGTTTCACCTGCAACATGCTGATGGGAACGCCTTCGATCATTATCGGCGTCTTTGTCTACATCATCCTGGTAATGCCGATGAAGAACTTCTCCGGCTACGCCGGGGCGGTGGCGATGGCGGTGATCATGCTGCCGGTGGTCACCCGCACCACCGAGGATATGCTGACGCTGGTGCCGAGCGCGCTGCGCGAATCGGCGCTCGCCCTCGGTGCGCCGCGCTGGAAGGTGACCCTCGGCGTCGTCTTCCGCGCCGCCCGCAACGGCCTGATCACCGGCATCCTGCTGGCGGTCGCCCGGGTCAGTGGTGAGACCGCGCCCCTCCTTTTCACCGCCCTGAACAGCCCCTACTGGCCCGAATCTCTCAACGAGCCGATCAGCAACCTGACCGTCACCATCTTCAACTACGCCATGTCTCCCTATCCCGACTGGCAGGCGATGGCCTGGGGCGCCTCCTTTCTGATTACCGCCGGGGTCCTCGGCGCGACCCTCTTTACCCGTACTCTCCTCTGGCTCAGGAGCCACAAGTCATGA
- the pstB gene encoding phosphate ABC transporter ATP-binding protein PstB — MTNVSSLQATSAPAESFAAEAPPLASARSAERPSLVGNTPVKISTRNLNFYYGEHQALINNNLDIASNKVTAIIGPSGCGKSTHLRTYNRIFELYRNQRVSGEILLDGDNLLDPARDVLELRRRVGMIFQKPTPFSMSVFDNVAYGLRLHYKMSRSEQQERVEKALRQAALWDEVKDKLDKPGMALSGGQQQRLCIARAVAVEPEVVLMDEPTSAIDPVATSKIEELITALKENYTIVIVTHNMQQAARISDYTAFFYQGLIIEFGATKKIFTKPVKKQTEDYITGRFG; from the coding sequence ATGACCAATGTATCCTCCCTGCAGGCAACCAGCGCACCCGCCGAATCTTTCGCGGCGGAAGCCCCTCCGTTGGCGAGTGCCAGGTCGGCTGAGCGCCCCTCGCTGGTTGGCAATACGCCGGTGAAGATATCGACGCGCAATCTCAACTTCTACTACGGCGAGCACCAGGCGCTGATCAACAACAATCTCGATATCGCCAGCAACAAGGTGACGGCGATCATCGGTCCTTCCGGTTGCGGCAAGTCGACTCATCTGCGCACCTACAACCGGATCTTCGAGCTCTACCGCAACCAGCGGGTCTCCGGCGAAATCCTTCTCGATGGCGACAACCTGCTCGATCCAGCCCGCGACGTGCTCGAACTGCGGCGCCGGGTCGGGATGATCTTTCAGAAACCGACCCCCTTTTCGATGAGCGTCTTCGACAATGTCGCCTACGGCTTGCGCCTCCACTACAAAATGAGCCGCAGTGAACAGCAGGAGCGGGTCGAGAAAGCGCTACGCCAGGCGGCGCTTTGGGACGAGGTCAAGGACAAGCTCGACAAGCCGGGGATGGCCCTCTCCGGCGGCCAGCAGCAGCGCCTGTGTATCGCCCGGGCGGTTGCCGTCGAGCCGGAGGTGGTGTTGATGGATGAGCCGACTTCCGCCATCGACCCGGTGGCGACCTCCAAGATCGAGGAGCTGATCACCGCCCTCAAGGAGAACTACACCATCGTCATTGTCACCCACAACATGCAGCAGGCGGCGCGCATCTCCGACTATACCGCCTTCTTCTATCAGGGGCTGATCATCGAATTCGGCGCCACCAAGAAGATCTTCACCAAACCGGTGAAGAAACAGACCGAGGATTACATCACCGGACGCTTCGGCTGA
- the phoU gene encoding phosphate signaling complex protein PhoU encodes MTMHMQRELEKLKKMILALSAVVEEAVQQAVLSLVKRDVALAEKVVAGDEQVDRMEVDLEEECLKILALHQPVAADLRFIVSVLKINNDLERIADLATNVAERTVGLASVAHCEFPFDLEEMATKVETMLEKALDALVNLDLRLATEVTTLDDEVDSIHKQNYTLVKNQIRRFPERLDALVQYLSISRHLERIADLATNIAEDVTYMIEGEIVRHGL; translated from the coding sequence ATGACCATGCATATGCAGCGCGAACTGGAAAAGCTCAAGAAGATGATCCTCGCTCTCTCGGCCGTGGTCGAGGAAGCGGTGCAGCAGGCGGTGCTGTCGCTGGTGAAGCGGGATGTGGCGCTGGCCGAAAAGGTGGTCGCCGGCGATGAGCAGGTCGACCGCATGGAGGTCGACCTCGAAGAGGAGTGCCTGAAGATTCTTGCCCTGCACCAGCCGGTCGCCGCTGACCTGCGCTTCATTGTCTCGGTACTGAAGATCAACAACGACCTCGAACGGATCGCCGACCTGGCAACCAACGTGGCGGAACGGACCGTCGGACTCGCCAGCGTCGCCCACTGTGAATTTCCTTTCGACCTCGAAGAGATGGCGACCAAGGTCGAGACCATGCTGGAGAAAGCCCTTGACGCGCTGGTCAATCTCGACCTGCGGCTGGCGACCGAGGTCACTACCCTTGATGACGAGGTCGACTCCATTCACAAGCAGAACTACACCCTGGTGAAGAACCAGATCCGGCGCTTCCCGGAGCGCCTCGACGCCCTGGTGCAATACCTCTCGATCTCCCGGCACCTGGAGCGGATTGCCGACCTGGCGACCAATATTGCCGAAGATGTGACCTACATGATCGAGGGGGAGATCGTGCGCCACGGGCTGTAA